The DNA segment atttaaaataccaaattaacttatttttaatttattttttgcacACTCCCTGTTTATGGGACATACTTTgtgaatatattttcaaaagtaaaaaaaaaattattttgatatgcttTTAATTAATTCAAAAGATGGTATTTTAATacctttaaaaacaatttttttcttcaaatattttgtgaatatattttGTGAACCAATTAGGGCTAGGTTAAAGTCAACCTTGAAGATACTAACATGTTCCCTTAGTTGATCCACCTAGGGTTTTGTTTATTCAACTTTGAAATGATTAGGTTTAGGTACACATAATCAAAACCCTAAAACCATAATCCATGATCCCTTGATTTTTTGATCACCAAGTGCAATACCATGTTAATATAACTTATTGCCATGATCTCCCATTGTTTATACACTTGTACAtatatatacttgttgatttacatCCTTGTACATTTATACATTGGTTATGTTATTATCTTTGTATATACAGACATTGTTTACTAACCCCACGtgcatgagatatttatccatccATCACCAGGGCCGGCCCAAACCGGATAGAGGCCctgttctatttttaaaatagggcctataataaaataaaatataaaaaatttgaaaaaaaataatatttatattgtaaATAGCATAAAaactaagaaaattaaataatttatttaaaatatatcatGCAAGTTCTTTTCATCTAATTAGCGAtgggaaaaaataaaaaaatttatcgcTGAATTTATCACTAATTAGACGAAAAAGGACTAACATGATACATTTTAAAGTCTTAAATAGTTAAAGGTCAATAGGGATATTTTTGAAGTTAAAGGTCAATAAcataataaactaataaaaagttgtaaaatcttataaataaaaatatttttaatttaaacatttattatttatttaattgtaataaattaatttaaaataattatgaagCCTCGAGGGGTGTTGCTTAAGATCATGGAAAGGAAGCACATCCATTGAAGGTCACGAGTGGCAGCTGCCAATGCACGATATTCAGCCTCCGCAAAAGAGCAGCTCACCGTTTCTTGTTTCCATGACACCAAGGACTGGCTAATGAAGAAACAATAACTAGAAATAGATCTTCGTGTATCAATACATCCTCCCATATCTGCATCACTGAAACCAAGGATCTGTAAATCAGATGATTTGGACATGAAGATACCGCGAACATGAGAACACTTTAAATATCTCATGACATGAAGAGCAGCTTTATAATGCATCTCAGTAGGAGAACTCATGAATTGGCTTAACTACAGAGTAGCAAAAGCAATGTTTGGTCGTGTGGTCATGAGATATATTAATCGACAAACCAACCTTCTATATGTagtaatatcaaaaaaaaaagctTAACCATTGTATTGATGAAAACGAATAGAGACTTCTAAAGGAGTGGATGATGGTTTACATCTTGTCAATCAAGCATCTTGAAGTAATTCAAGACAATCTTTTCGTTGACATAGTGTGATACCTTTAGGAGATCAAGCTACCTCAAGCCCTAAGAATAATTTAAGCTTACCAAGATCCTAGATGTGAAAGGATCGATGCAATGCTTTCTTCAAATCTACAAACACATTTAGGGAAGTTCCGGCCATGATAATGTTATCCATATAAACTACAATAGGTATGAATGATGTGGAATCTGATTTGGTAAATAGGGTATGGTCAGCATGAGCATGTGTGAAACCTTGGGCCTTAAGGAATGTAGTAAGCTTCTCAAACCATTGTTGActagcttgtttcaaaccataaagaGATTTGACTAGTTTGCATACTTGGCCAGGTTTAGGAACTGAATTACCTTGAGGATTCTTCATGTAGACAACTTCATGCAAGTCTCCATGAAGAAATGTGTTGTTAACATCCAATTGATACAAGTACCATCCATGTATAGGTTCCAATGCAAGCAATACCCGAATAATAGACAGCTTAGCAACACAGGagaaaaagtttaaaaataatcCAACCCTTCAGTTTGGTTTAAACCTTGATCTACAAGGTGAGCTCTAATACCATCTTAGTGTTCATGTAGCTCCATTAATGGAGAAgccaaaaagaagaagatgaactgtagAATAGATTGCATTGATTGATGAAAAAAAAGTGGTTACAAGTAGTTTATATAGTGTATCAATTCTGTTACACTAACAAACTAACTACCATGCAACTATTATTGAGTGAGATGCAGTACATGCTACATATAATGCACATGCAACCTTCGTAATCTCATATTCTTCATCGGAAAATACTTACATAGACACAACCATAACACCTGTAcatacacacaaccaatcacattttttttattaattaaaaattaaaaataaaattgtttctctcgtcttttatctcaaccacccccacgatgccaattaaaaacgaaattaaaatttaaataaatttatattctctctttttttattggttgtgcctaaaaatatggatttaggttcgtatccatgcaagtatttctcttcttcatctatatatactAATACCTTTTTGTTCAAAGTTGTCTTGAATGCTAATGAAATGTATTCAAACTCTAAagcattataataataaatatgtttCTTTGATTTATATAAATAAGATTAATTTCATCACAACAGAAGCACAAACACGAAGAAGCCAAGAGCTTCAGAATAAGGAAAACTTGGACAAAACTACATCACTTATAGTTACTTATAGCAACGCAACAAGAACTGATAAAGTGAAATTCATTTGAAAGTATTACTATATAGTGGGATAAGAAGCATGTGCAGCAATGCCACATTGACCTTCAGGGTCACCATTTTCCCTCAACACCCTCATGTACCCTCCTTCACCCCAATCTTTACCCCATTGATTCTTAATCAACCAATACTTTGTTCCATCTTCCGTTACTCTAAAACCAACTGCTgtaactgcatggttgaaggatgtTCCACATGTTCCGGAATATATGCCTTCCTTGTATGACTGAAATTCACTACCAACTTTGATTCCAACTGATACTGGTTGTTGTGCTATAGCTTGTAGTAGTTGTTGTTCATCATTAGCATGTACATCTACAAAACTAGTTATTTGAGCTGCGGTTGTCATCTGATCATTTTTTTGGCATGTTTGTTGAACTTCTTGGTATGGATAATCTGCTTCACTAGCGATACCATTGGTTTGTATTATAGATTGGAAGGCACTATCCATATAACCTCCACCACACCCATGGCTCTGTTGATCACAGTCAAGCAATTGTTGCTCCGACAATGAGATCAAGTTACCAGCTTTGATTTTCGTAATACCTTCTACAGCTGCCACAGCTGAAAATGCCCAGCAACATCCTACaacacatatttaataatatcagaagatgaagattagttccttaatatgaaaaaaaaaatttatgtaaCTTACCACAATTGCCTTGGTTCTTAACATCAGTGACAGCTCCCTGTTCTCTCCAGTCTAAGTTGGTTGGAACATTATCATTAACATCGAACAGTATTGCATTTGACCCCAACTTGGAGGAAGAAAGTTGGTTTGGAATCTTAATTCCGGTATGTGAAGCAATAAACTCTTCACTAGTCAAATCAGAATATGGATTTAGGCCAAGCTTGTAACTCTTGTTACCAGCATTGTTAAATTTTTCTATGTATTCCAAATTCTCTTTGAATATTTGTAAGCGTTTCTCCATTTCAACACTATCTGTGTATGTGCGTCCGTGTTTGATCATCCATTGCTGATGTTTTTCGGCAACAGATGATTCATAGAGTGTGCGAGACATAGCACATGCCCACAAGATCATGATACAAACAATAATAAGAAACTTCATATTTGAGTAGCTAGATATTAAAGAGAATGTTTTGTGAAAAACTAGATATGAAGAAAAGTAACATTAGATATCACTATTTATAGAATTTAAAATCCAGTTTTCTAACGTAACATTAGATATCACTATTTATAGTATATGTATAACAGACAAAAGAAGAGGAAATTTTGTTCTTGGCGAAAATCTGGGTATAGATGAGTAATACGTTAGTTAGTTTAAGGTTGATTTGTAAACGTAAATATCACTTCCTCTTTGTATGATTCAGCCAATAAATATACTTCCCATATAATATAGAATCATTCAAATATgtgttatttattaaaaatataaataatttttagagattaaacagaagtttttatatttttttcttttgcaaaTTTAAAGATGCTGATTTCATACCATACAACGCCATTTAAAATACAGTATGTTATTATCTTTTAGTTTGCCATTTAAAATACATTATGTTATTATCTTTTAGTTCATAAATATAGGAGCCAATCAAACTgaaagattttaaaataaaaaattcattctATTGACGGGtaagtttgttttagtttttaaaaaaaaaatatttcttttgtaattttataaataaattttataatatcattttttattttttatagttatgttttttaattgaaaaaataattttgatattctATAACATAAGTATAACTTATTGAAGATCATATTTAGTCGAaattgtaaatttatttaaaaagttgtatttcaaaaataatttaattttatgaaaaaatatttgaaaaaaatttaaaattaagtaatttttaaaaaatttgatatcCGAAAAACGTGTCAAAAAgatgataaaatattaaaataacattttaagaataactattaaaatcaaattttcatttgaaacatTATCAAATgtttctttgtaaataatttaaaaaaacttatgtagtattataaaaattatttttaaaaaagccaaaacaagtGGGCCAAAAAATAGTAGATTAGAATTGCaattaatttttgggaatttCTTTGTACACCTACCTCTTAACCTTCTAGGAGTTTCTGACGAAATTCCTGTTTTAACCcatgaattcggagatgcatctctgaacgcACCACATTTCATTTTGTTAcgggtgttttcagagatgcatctacgaaaaacCTTTTTTATGTATTCCaaattttctttgaatatttatAAGTGTTTTTTCATTTCGACACTATCTATGTATGTGCATCCGTGTTTCATCATCCATTGCAGATGGTTTTCAACAACCGATAATTCATATAGTGTTCGAGACATGGTTGTGTAAGCACATGCCCACAAGATCATGGTACAAACAACAATAAGAAACTTCATGTTTTTTAGGTAGATACACTCTGACGAGAATGTTTTGTGAAAAAAGGATATCAAGCCCAGATTCGATCATGGACACGGGACACGAAGAACCTGCTAATATATAAAACATAGGACACAGACACgactatttatattttatatattaatataataatgtaATGTATGAGCACAATTTATAAAAAGTTTAAAAcgaaaaacaaattatatatatatatatatatatatatatatatatatatatatatataaacttagtactttaaatcaacaaaaaaagaCATAAATCCAccaaaacaaaataatacaacTAGTCACTCCATATTGATAAAATCAGCCTCTAAACCGTGTaataagaaaagaataaaaagaatctgattgtattatttttattttggagaAGTGCAATATGAAAGGTAAAAAaacctattattttttataaataaaaatctaataattatTGAGTtgagcttttttttttaaattaaattaaatcttttAAAGTTAGGTGTGTCCTTTATTTAAAACAAAGTGTCGTATCCGTATCCGCTgcgattaaattatttttttcgatGGACACTGCAAAAATATGTCAGATACATATCATACGAATATTCGTGTCCGATGCCGCGATACGACTTCTAAATAGCGTGTCGGCGCTTCTAACTATTTATAGAATTTAAAATCTATAGTTTCTGCCGTAACCAAAAAGAAATTGCATGAGTCAgataaagaaattttaaaataggAACATTAATTTAAGGTTGACTTGTAAAATCTATAGTACGTTTGTTAGTTTAAGGTTGACTTGTAAACTTACTTAGTCTTTGCATGATTCagcctaaaaaaaataaaaatacattatatCATTACCTTTTAGTTCATAAATAAATGTGATTAAGAAAAATTAGAAGATTTTAAAATAGGAACATTAATTCTATAAAGAATAAAAGTACAagattaaaatagaaatatttttgtCCTGTTAactcatataaatatatatatatatatatatatatatatatatatatatatatatatatatatatatatatatatatatatatatatatatatatatatatatatatatatatatatatatatatatatatatatatatatatatatatatatatataaaaggaatatatcatataaaaatatcatttttaaatgagaatatgagaatgaatctgaatcattagattttaaaataatggACTTTCTTAGTGATTTTCTTCACTATAACCTAAAAACCTTTTGTTGAAATGTGCTGCTTTACACGTTTTTTCAAGAGACTTGTGTTGTTATAATATTTCAATATTTCACAGAATTTGTAGATCAATCTTATtcgttttcttttaattttaaagatGTCCATTTaaatcatcaacatcaattaaaatatattatattattacctTTTAGTCCATAAATATACGAGGGACTTAAACTAGTAGATTTTAAAATTGGAAGACTAATTTTATAAAAGAATAAACATATAAGATTAAAattgtaatttattttatatttgtaaaatgttccacaaaaatatatatatatatatatatatatatatatatatatatatatatatatatatatatatatatatatatatatatatatatatatattcttttaaatTTACGCGGTTTCTAACATAATGGAAGGAAATTGCATGAATAAGATGGAAGGCAAAACGAGTAGAACTAGATTTTGAAAAATTTAGGAGGTTTAATTGAAATTTTGATTTCcatattaatattttcttttagttttagTCTTCTATTTTAAATTCTAGATTTTAAGTTcctttattgattttttaaaattttagtccTCTTTCaattttgagagctttttgatcAAATATAATTTCTTATAAAACATTAGAACAAATATAATCTCTATAACATAAAGGTATATTTGATATAagagattaaatttaaaatataaaaatgatattaaaagataaattaataaatttaaaatataattttttagtgATTGATTATTtggtattattataaaaaaaattgttttcaatttttctatacatttttaaattttattttataaaattatcataccatttattaaaatataaattgaagaat comes from the Vicia villosa cultivar HV-30 ecotype Madison, WI unplaced genomic scaffold, Vvil1.0 ctg.000772F_1_1_1, whole genome shotgun sequence genome and includes:
- the LOC131631083 gene encoding zingipain-2-like, which encodes MKFLIIVCIMILWACAMSRTLYESSVAEKHQQWMIKHGRTYTDSVEMEKRLQIFKENLEYIEKFNNAGNKSYKLGLNPYSDLTSEEFIASHTGIKIPNQLSSSKLGSNAILFDVNDNVPTNLDWREQGAVTDVKNQGNCGCCWAFSAVAAVEGITKIKAGNLISLSEQQLLDCDQQSHGCGGGYMDSAFQSIIQTNGIASEADYPYQEVQQTCQKNDQMTTAAQITSFVDVHANDEQQLLQAIAQQPVSVGIKVGSEFQSYKEGIYSGTCGTSFNHAVTAVGFRVTEDGTKYWLIKNQWGKDWGEGGYMRVLRENGDPEGQCGIAAHASYPTI